A genomic stretch from Litorilinea aerophila includes:
- a CDS encoding DUF342 domain-containing protein — MHAWCRLRLNSLARHWIVLGILILLGLATVTGTAQAAQMGGGETYYLPAGEVIQDDLYVAGGEIIIDGTVDGDLIAAGGYIEVNGVVTGDAILAGGGIQVTGVIQDDARLAGGGIVISGDVGDDLLVAGGGGPGMFLFPTGPRQVAQGIQLLGSATVGGDAFIVGGQGALAGSVAGDLTAGMGAIDFSGRVAGNASLNANTLRVNPASQVEGVLRYSTPQAEEIPAGVAAAVEYEAPASREETTPGRNPFLGFLGWILRTFLILLGLLLLAWILLRLAPRSLTGPAEALATQPVEAGIYGVLAAAAVLPVAAGLAFLAGLFWGWFSGGLVVLAFLLGAAALLWLLSPLVTGLWLGRQLAPYVGLSAGDSLPALILGVAVIVVVSRVLGAVPCVGVLVAGTIYLLSFALAVGGLFLSWRGQRGQAIPLPEPAS, encoded by the coding sequence ATGCACGCTTGGTGTCGGCTTCGACTCAATTCCCTGGCCAGGCATTGGATAGTGCTGGGGATCCTGATCCTGCTGGGGCTGGCCACTGTGACCGGGACGGCCCAGGCCGCCCAGATGGGCGGTGGCGAGACCTACTACCTGCCCGCTGGGGAGGTAATCCAGGATGACCTCTACGTGGCGGGGGGCGAAATCATCATCGACGGTACGGTGGACGGCGACCTCATTGCCGCGGGCGGCTACATCGAGGTCAACGGTGTGGTCACCGGCGATGCCATCCTGGCCGGTGGCGGCATCCAGGTGACCGGCGTCATCCAGGATGACGCCCGCCTGGCCGGCGGCGGCATTGTGATTTCGGGCGATGTGGGCGATGATCTGCTGGTGGCAGGCGGCGGGGGCCCCGGCATGTTTCTCTTCCCCACCGGTCCCCGGCAGGTGGCCCAGGGGATCCAGCTGTTGGGGAGCGCCACGGTGGGCGGTGATGCCTTCATCGTGGGCGGGCAGGGCGCGCTGGCCGGTTCGGTGGCCGGTGATTTGACGGCCGGCATGGGGGCCATTGACTTTAGCGGCCGGGTGGCGGGCAACGCTTCCCTGAACGCCAACACCTTGCGGGTCAACCCGGCCAGCCAGGTGGAGGGCGTCCTGCGCTACTCCACGCCCCAGGCCGAGGAAATTCCGGCCGGGGTGGCGGCCGCCGTGGAGTATGAAGCTCCCGCGAGCCGGGAAGAAACCACACCGGGCCGCAACCCCTTCCTGGGCTTCCTGGGCTGGATCTTACGGACATTTCTCATCCTGCTGGGGCTGTTGCTGTTGGCGTGGATCCTGCTCCGGCTGGCTCCTCGCAGCCTGACCGGGCCGGCCGAGGCCCTGGCCACGCAGCCGGTGGAGGCCGGCATCTACGGCGTTCTGGCGGCGGCGGCAGTGCTTCCCGTGGCGGCGGGCCTGGCTTTTCTGGCCGGCCTGTTTTGGGGGTGGTTTTCCGGCGGCCTGGTGGTGCTGGCCTTTCTGCTGGGGGCGGCGGCCCTGCTCTGGCTGCTCAGCCCCCTGGTGACCGGCCTCTGGCTGGGGCGGCAGCTTGCGCCCTACGTGGGGCTCTCCGCCGGGGATTCCCTCCCGGCCCTGATCCTGGGCGTGGCTGTGATCGTGGTGGTCAGCCGGGTGCTGGGGGCCGTGCCCTGCGTGGGGGTGCTGGTGGCCGGCACCATCTACCTGTTGAGTTTTGCCCTGGCCGTCGGCGGCCTGTTCTTGAGCTGGCGAGGGCAGCGGGGCCAGGCTATCCCCCTGCCGGAGCCTGCCTCTTGA
- a CDS encoding DUF951 domain-containing protein: MEIHEQLYPGDVVEMRKAHPCGGQTWEVVRVGADIGLVCQTCGRRVLLPRRKFARQARRFVRRGRPGINGEDEQVA, translated from the coding sequence ATGGAGATCCATGAGCAGCTTTATCCTGGCGACGTGGTGGAAATGCGCAAGGCCCACCCCTGTGGCGGCCAGACCTGGGAAGTGGTGCGGGTCGGTGCGGACATCGGTCTGGTCTGCCAGACCTGTGGGCGACGGGTGCTGTTGCCCCGGCGCAAATTTGCCCGCCAGGCCCGGCGTTTTGTCCGACGGGGCCGCCCGGGGATCAACGGAGAGGATGAACAAGTAGCATGA
- a CDS encoding Nif3-like dinuclear metal center hexameric protein yields the protein MKRADLINYLDEYLRIEEIKDYGPQGLQVEGREEVLRIVGTVDAGLPCVEAALRRQADLLLVHHGIFWGEARPLRGSFGRLVRTLVEANLNLYAAHLALDAHPEVGNNVELARRLGLEVIDWWAPVNGVNLAVLAVAPHGIKLDYLVDRFEQLVGPVKLVQSHGPRIIHRVGILSGSGARQIQEAAALGCDTFLTGETSHAQYYEALNAGINVIYGGHYTTETVGVQALGQHLQAEFDIEFEFIDIPTGI from the coding sequence ATGAAGCGTGCGGATCTGATCAACTACCTGGACGAATATCTGCGCATCGAGGAGATCAAGGACTACGGCCCCCAGGGGCTGCAGGTGGAAGGGCGGGAAGAGGTGCTGCGCATCGTGGGCACGGTGGATGCCGGCCTGCCCTGTGTGGAAGCGGCCCTCCGACGCCAGGCCGACCTGCTGTTGGTGCACCACGGCATCTTCTGGGGGGAGGCCAGGCCCCTGCGGGGTTCCTTTGGCCGCCTGGTGCGCACCCTGGTGGAGGCCAACCTGAACCTCTACGCGGCACACCTGGCCCTGGATGCTCATCCAGAGGTGGGGAACAATGTGGAGCTGGCCCGTCGTTTAGGGTTGGAGGTGATCGATTGGTGGGCGCCGGTCAACGGCGTCAACCTGGCCGTCCTGGCCGTCGCGCCCCACGGGATCAAGCTGGACTACCTGGTGGATCGCTTCGAGCAGCTGGTGGGGCCGGTGAAGCTGGTGCAGTCCCACGGCCCCCGCATCATCCACCGGGTGGGGATCCTCAGCGGTTCGGGTGCCCGGCAGATCCAGGAGGCAGCGGCCCTGGGCTGTGATACGTTCCTGACCGGGGAAACCAGCCATGCCCAATACTACGAGGCTCTGAATGCCGGGATCAACGTCATCTACGGGGGGCATTACACCACCGAAACGGTGGGGGTACAGGCCCTGGGGCAGCATCTGCAGGCGGAATTCGACATCGAGTTCGAGTTTATCGACATCCCGACCGGGATTTAA
- a CDS encoding HNH endonuclease produces the protein MSKQVLVLNASYEPLSLVSVRRAIVLLLREKAELLEATQQMLHSSSCSMPVPLVIRLVHYVRLPHRRVPATRAAVMLRDAYTCQYCGDAPGRTNLTVDHVVPRSRGGSHGWENLVTACTRCNQKKGSLTPEEAGMSLRRKPFEPSYVALVLLSNPVAAARWEDLVNGSRETIRPIPIGATP, from the coding sequence ATGTCCAAACAAGTTCTGGTCTTGAATGCCAGCTACGAACCCTTGAGTCTGGTCTCCGTACGGCGAGCGATTGTCCTTTTGTTGCGGGAGAAGGCGGAACTTTTGGAGGCGACCCAGCAGATGTTGCACAGCTCTAGTTGTTCCATGCCGGTGCCGCTGGTGATCCGCCTGGTCCACTACGTGCGCCTTCCCCACCGCCGGGTGCCTGCGACCCGCGCGGCCGTGATGCTACGGGACGCCTACACCTGCCAGTACTGTGGCGACGCGCCCGGCCGTACCAACCTGACCGTCGATCATGTGGTGCCCCGGAGCCGGGGCGGCTCCCATGGCTGGGAGAACCTGGTCACCGCGTGCACCCGCTGCAACCAGAAGAAAGGCTCCCTGACGCCCGAAGAGGCGGGCATGTCCCTGCGACGGAAACCGTTCGAGCCTAGCTACGTGGCCCTGGTCCTGTTGAGCAACCCGGTGGCTGCTGCCCGGTGGGAAGATCTGGTCAACGGCTCCCGGGAGACCATCCGGCCGATTCCCATCGGCGCCACGCCCTAA
- a CDS encoding NPCBM/NEW2 domain-containing protein, with translation MSTYSARENARKETIEAIVRRIADLNEQSLTQLSQYISYLKWQEELWHSLLDEEAQPGPDQVLIWQYDFLEGFPAARKVSTRQPDLMEIKVGMAHCGMVQQMALWEHPPVVGSAVCEYQIHVPSQVDTLRLRFGVGIRDGALMEGDNWCAFRIYVNGVRIWSTTKQTNEWERYIIDLPSLSGQDIVVQFVTDGLGDNRWNWAVWAEPMLLGYGPRQAT, from the coding sequence ATGTCTACCTACAGCGCGCGCGAAAACGCCCGAAAAGAAACCATCGAAGCCATCGTGCGGCGGATCGCCGATCTCAACGAACAGTCGCTCACCCAGCTCTCCCAGTACATCAGCTACCTCAAATGGCAGGAAGAGCTCTGGCATAGCCTGCTGGACGAGGAAGCCCAGCCCGGCCCCGATCAAGTCCTCATCTGGCAATATGACTTCCTGGAAGGCTTTCCCGCCGCGCGCAAAGTCTCCACCCGCCAGCCGGACCTGATGGAGATCAAGGTGGGCATGGCCCACTGTGGCATGGTTCAACAGATGGCCCTGTGGGAGCATCCGCCGGTGGTGGGCAGCGCCGTCTGCGAATACCAGATCCACGTGCCCAGCCAGGTGGATACCCTGCGCCTGCGCTTCGGCGTCGGGATCCGGGACGGCGCCCTGATGGAAGGGGACAACTGGTGCGCCTTCCGCATCTACGTCAACGGCGTGCGCATCTGGAGTACCACCAAGCAGACCAACGAGTGGGAACGCTACATCATTGACCTGCCCAGCCTCTCCGGCCAGGATATCGTCGTCCAGTTTGTGACGGACGGCCTGGGCGACAACCGGTGGAACTGGGCCGTCTGGGCGGAACCCATGCTCCTGGGCTACGGACCCCGCCAGGCCACCTGA
- a CDS encoding AMP-binding protein produces the protein MSQESRQTRPFPFGQAVVWEPDPAWMAASNLQQFMTRHGIASYDELCRRATADIGWFWQAALEDLGIEFYQPYTQIVDLSAGVELPRWCVGGRMNIIHNCLDKWQSTPVRNRAALRWEGEEGDRCTLTYADLHQEVNRCANALRQLGLGKGDPVGLYMPMVPELAIALLAVAKIGGIILPLFSGYGHSAVATRLADAQARAIFTADGLYRRGQPVALKPVVDQALAQAPTVEHVIVFNRTGQQDLPWTPGRDHWWHELVHSQPAQAPTEPTEAEDMLMIIYTSGTTGRPKGAVHTHCGFPIKAAQDLRHAMDLKPEDTLYWMTDMGWMMGPWEVFGALLNGATMVFYDGAPDYPDVDRVWALVERHHVTHLGVSPTLMRMLKRAGLEPVRRHDLSSLRLVGSTGSPWDPESWRWLFEQVLEGRKPILNYSGGTEISGGILCGNLFKPLKPCSFAGPVVGMDADVVDDACNPVRGAVGELVVRQPWIGMTRSFWQDHDRYLDTYWRRFPGLWVHGDFAAIDEDGLWYILGRSDDTIKVAGKRLGPAEVEAVLNAHPAVVESAAIGVPHPLKDQEVVAFCVLQPEYEPSDALRQTLLDQVAAALGKPLRPREVKFVTALPKTRNAKVMRRVIRAAYLGEPLGDLTSLEDPDTVEAIRRAV, from the coding sequence ATGTCTCAAGAATCCCGGCAGACCCGTCCTTTTCCCTTCGGACAGGCGGTGGTCTGGGAGCCGGACCCCGCCTGGATGGCCGCCAGCAACCTGCAACAGTTCATGACCCGCCACGGCATCGCCAGCTACGATGAGCTGTGCCGCCGGGCCACGGCCGACATCGGCTGGTTCTGGCAGGCGGCGCTGGAAGATCTGGGCATCGAATTTTATCAGCCCTACACCCAGATCGTGGACCTCAGCGCCGGCGTGGAATTGCCCCGCTGGTGCGTGGGGGGCAGGATGAACATCATCCACAACTGCCTGGACAAGTGGCAGTCCACACCGGTGCGCAACCGGGCCGCCCTGCGCTGGGAAGGGGAAGAAGGGGACCGGTGCACCCTCACCTACGCCGACCTGCACCAGGAGGTGAACCGCTGCGCCAACGCCCTCCGTCAGTTGGGGCTGGGCAAGGGGGACCCGGTGGGCCTCTACATGCCCATGGTGCCGGAGCTGGCCATTGCCCTGCTGGCCGTGGCCAAGATCGGCGGCATCATCCTGCCTCTCTTCAGCGGCTACGGCCATAGCGCTGTGGCCACCCGCCTGGCCGATGCCCAGGCCCGGGCCATTTTCACCGCCGACGGCCTCTATCGCCGGGGGCAGCCCGTGGCCCTGAAGCCCGTGGTGGACCAGGCCCTGGCCCAGGCGCCCACGGTGGAGCATGTGATCGTCTTCAACCGCACGGGCCAGCAGGATTTGCCCTGGACGCCCGGCCGGGACCACTGGTGGCATGAGCTGGTCCACAGCCAGCCGGCCCAGGCCCCCACCGAGCCCACCGAAGCAGAAGACATGCTCATGATCATCTACACCAGCGGCACCACCGGGCGCCCCAAGGGTGCGGTCCACACCCACTGCGGTTTCCCCATCAAGGCGGCCCAGGACCTGCGCCATGCCATGGACCTCAAGCCCGAGGATACCCTCTACTGGATGACCGACATGGGCTGGATGATGGGGCCGTGGGAAGTCTTCGGCGCCCTGCTCAACGGGGCCACCATGGTTTTCTATGACGGCGCGCCCGACTACCCGGACGTGGACCGGGTCTGGGCGCTGGTGGAGCGCCACCACGTCACCCACCTGGGCGTCTCCCCCACCCTGATGCGGATGCTGAAGCGGGCTGGCCTGGAACCCGTGCGCCGGCATGACCTCTCCAGCCTGCGTCTGGTCGGCTCCACAGGCAGCCCCTGGGATCCCGAGAGCTGGCGCTGGCTCTTTGAACAGGTTCTGGAAGGGCGCAAACCCATCCTCAACTACTCCGGCGGCACGGAGATCAGCGGCGGCATCCTCTGTGGCAACCTGTTCAAGCCCCTGAAACCCTGCTCCTTTGCCGGGCCCGTGGTGGGCATGGACGCAGATGTGGTGGACGACGCGTGCAACCCGGTGCGGGGCGCGGTGGGTGAGCTGGTGGTCCGCCAGCCCTGGATCGGCATGACCCGCAGCTTCTGGCAAGACCATGATCGCTACCTGGACACCTACTGGCGCCGGTTCCCCGGCCTGTGGGTTCACGGCGACTTTGCCGCCATTGACGAGGATGGCCTCTGGTACATCCTGGGGCGCAGCGACGACACCATCAAGGTGGCCGGCAAACGGTTGGGGCCGGCGGAGGTGGAGGCGGTGCTCAACGCCCACCCGGCCGTGGTGGAGTCCGCCGCCATCGGCGTACCCCACCCCCTCAAGGACCAGGAAGTGGTCGCCTTCTGCGTGCTCCAGCCGGAGTACGAGCCGTCGGATGCCCTGCGCCAGACCTTGCTGGACCAGGTGGCTGCCGCCCTGGGGAAGCCCCTTCGTCCCCGGGAGGTGAAGTTTGTCACCGCCCTGCCCAAGACCCGCAACGCCAAGGTGATGCGGCGGGTCATCCGCGCGGCCTACCTGGGCGAGCCCCTGGGCGACCTGACCAGCCTGGAGGATCCGGACACGGTGGAGGCGATCCGCCGCGCCGTGTAA
- a CDS encoding ABC-F family ATP-binding cassette domain-containing protein, translating to MNLITVENLTKHLGERLLFDGAHLQINRGDRVGLIGVNGSGKSTLLRIIAGLEPPDAGTVTIWGGVRVEYLPQEPELDERLTVLDQIFASPSESMQRLRAYQEAAQALQQRPEDPAVQARFAEITAEMERTGGWAAEANAKAVLTRLGITDFQARIGELSGGQRKRVALARALIEPADLLILDEPTNHIDAETVAWLEEYLAAFPGALLMVTHDRYFLDRVVNRIVELDRRQLVSYSGNYTRYLEERAARQQRLAEAEQKRQKLLQRELEWLRRSPMARGTKQKARKQRVEELLQIRYDRGDETVSMALAGRRLGTQVLRAQGLVKRFDGRPVVNGVDLELEPGERVGILGPNGAGKSTLLDLLAGKLEPDQGTVHWGETVRLGYYDQEGDDLDDDLRVLEFIEQEAPLIHTKDGSRVEAAQMLEWFLFPRPMQRARIGSLSGGERRRLYLLRTLVHQPNVLLLDEPTNDLDIQTLTVLEEFLDHFSGCVVVVSHDRYFLDRTVDFLVSMEDGRLGPRYPTPYETFQRLRQAATPDDRRPPEPTRPTPPPPASRQARGLSWKEQRLLEELEARIDELEQRRETLLAEMNGCGDDYLRLQALSAELETLDAELESTLEHWLALSERAEAV from the coding sequence GTGAACCTGATCACCGTTGAAAACCTGACCAAACATCTGGGCGAACGTTTGCTCTTCGACGGCGCCCATCTGCAGATCAACCGGGGCGACCGGGTCGGCCTGATCGGCGTCAACGGCAGCGGAAAAAGCACCCTCCTGCGCATCATCGCCGGCCTGGAGCCCCCGGACGCGGGCACCGTCACCATCTGGGGGGGCGTGCGGGTGGAGTACCTGCCCCAGGAGCCGGAGCTGGACGAACGGCTCACCGTCCTGGATCAAATTTTCGCCAGCCCTTCGGAGTCCATGCAGCGCCTGCGTGCCTACCAGGAAGCGGCCCAGGCCCTGCAGCAGCGGCCCGAAGATCCGGCCGTCCAGGCCCGCTTTGCCGAGATCACGGCGGAAATGGAGCGCACCGGCGGCTGGGCCGCGGAAGCCAACGCCAAGGCCGTGCTGACGCGCCTGGGCATCACCGATTTCCAGGCGCGCATCGGCGAACTGAGCGGCGGCCAGCGCAAGCGGGTGGCTCTGGCCCGGGCCCTCATCGAACCAGCCGACCTCCTGATCCTGGACGAACCCACCAACCACATCGACGCGGAGACCGTGGCCTGGCTGGAGGAGTACCTGGCTGCCTTCCCCGGCGCCCTGCTCATGGTCACCCACGACCGCTACTTCCTGGACCGGGTGGTCAACCGCATTGTGGAACTGGACCGCCGACAACTGGTCAGCTACAGCGGCAACTACACCCGCTATCTGGAGGAGCGGGCTGCCCGTCAACAACGCCTGGCCGAAGCGGAACAGAAGCGCCAGAAGCTGCTCCAGCGGGAGCTGGAATGGCTCCGGCGCAGCCCCATGGCCCGGGGCACCAAGCAAAAAGCCCGCAAGCAACGGGTGGAGGAATTGCTGCAGATCCGCTACGACCGGGGCGACGAGACCGTCTCCATGGCCCTGGCGGGCCGACGCCTGGGCACCCAGGTGCTCCGGGCCCAGGGCCTGGTCAAACGCTTCGACGGCCGGCCGGTGGTCAACGGCGTGGACCTGGAGCTGGAACCCGGCGAACGCGTGGGCATCCTGGGGCCCAACGGCGCCGGCAAGAGCACCCTGTTGGACCTCCTGGCCGGCAAGCTCGAGCCGGATCAGGGCACCGTCCACTGGGGCGAGACGGTGCGCCTGGGCTACTACGATCAGGAAGGCGACGATCTGGACGACGACCTGCGGGTCCTGGAGTTCATCGAACAGGAGGCGCCCCTCATCCACACCAAAGACGGGTCCCGGGTGGAAGCGGCCCAGATGCTGGAGTGGTTCCTCTTCCCCCGCCCCATGCAGCGGGCGCGCATCGGCAGCCTCAGCGGCGGCGAACGGCGTCGCCTCTACCTCCTGCGCACCCTGGTGCACCAGCCCAACGTGCTGCTCCTGGATGAGCCGACCAACGACCTGGACATCCAGACCCTGACCGTGCTGGAAGAATTCCTGGACCACTTCAGCGGCTGCGTGGTGGTGGTGAGCCACGACCGCTACTTCCTGGACCGGACGGTAGACTTCCTGGTCAGCATGGAAGATGGCCGCCTGGGCCCCCGCTACCCCACGCCCTACGAGACTTTCCAACGCCTGCGCCAGGCCGCCACCCCGGACGACCGCCGGCCCCCTGAACCGACCCGGCCGACCCCGCCTCCGCCGGCCTCCCGACAGGCCCGGGGTCTGAGCTGGAAGGAGCAGCGGCTGCTGGAGGAGCTGGAAGCCCGCATCGATGAACTGGAGCAGCGCCGGGAAACCCTCCTGGCGGAGATGAACGGCTGCGGCGATGACTACCTGCGCCTGCAGGCCCTCTCCGCCGAGCTGGAAACGCTGGACGCGGAGCTGGAGTCCACCCTGGAACACTGGCTGGCCCTGTCTGAACGGGCCGAGGCCGTATAA
- a CDS encoding S9 family peptidase yields MSYDFARYLNIRSAINPVLSPDGQRVAFLSDITGIFQAWSVGIQGEGVARWPRQLTFFSDKIWEIHGTPAADHLLAVGDVAGNERQQFYLITNYGAGEGGREGHHVIRLTQDDQAIHTFGAWSQDGRRLVYTSNARNQVDFDLYLLDLESGTARCLREWAGRRSVVAWGRGDRAILSVDTVATEQIELYLLDLESGQERHLAAGQPHARYSEIRWVQDQVYLLSDRLHDRGALCRLDLASGELEPLLFAEELDAAAAPHRGELELLAVAPQGDQAALTYNGDGYSHLFLVDLVNRRWRRVESLPLGVIGHLQFSRDGRRLILDLQSPVQPPDIWLLELETVEARQLTFSNLAGLDPATFVAPELIRYPTFDGRSIPAFFYRPRQSPPSQGYPCILYVHGGPAGQQRPDFDVRFQYFLHRGYALLVPNVRGSTGYGRHYMMLDDVERRLDSVADLKHAVAWLHQQPLIDSRRIAIYGRSYGGYMVLAALTEYPELFAAGIDVVGIANWVTFLERTSPWRRAHREREYGSLAEHRAFLERISPIHKADRIRAPLLVLAGDNDPRVPLFESEQIVARVREAGGTVEFVHYPDEGHKFSKLANRIDSFTRMADFLDWHLGGEAG; encoded by the coding sequence ATGTCCTACGATTTTGCCCGTTATCTGAACATTCGTAGCGCCATCAATCCTGTGCTGTCCCCGGACGGACAGCGGGTTGCCTTCCTCAGCGACATCACCGGGATCTTTCAGGCCTGGAGCGTGGGCATCCAGGGGGAAGGGGTGGCCCGATGGCCTCGCCAACTCACCTTCTTCAGCGACAAGATTTGGGAGATCCACGGCACGCCGGCGGCCGACCATCTGCTGGCCGTGGGCGATGTAGCCGGCAACGAGCGGCAACAGTTTTACCTGATCACCAACTACGGCGCCGGCGAGGGCGGGCGGGAAGGCCACCACGTGATCCGCCTGACCCAGGACGATCAGGCCATCCACACCTTTGGCGCCTGGAGCCAGGATGGCCGACGTCTGGTCTACACCAGCAACGCCCGCAACCAGGTGGATTTCGACCTCTACCTGCTGGACCTGGAGAGCGGCACAGCCCGCTGCCTGCGGGAGTGGGCGGGGCGACGGAGTGTGGTGGCCTGGGGCCGCGGCGACCGCGCCATCCTCAGCGTAGACACGGTGGCCACCGAGCAGATCGAGCTCTACCTGCTGGATCTGGAGAGCGGCCAGGAGCGGCACCTGGCCGCCGGGCAGCCCCATGCCCGCTACAGCGAAATCCGCTGGGTGCAGGACCAGGTCTACCTGCTCAGCGACCGGCTCCATGACCGGGGCGCCCTCTGCCGCCTGGATCTGGCCAGCGGCGAACTGGAGCCCCTGCTCTTCGCCGAGGAGCTGGACGCCGCGGCGGCGCCCCATCGGGGGGAGTTGGAGCTGCTCGCGGTGGCGCCCCAGGGGGATCAGGCGGCGCTCACCTACAACGGCGACGGGTACAGCCACCTCTTCCTGGTGGATCTGGTCAACCGCCGCTGGCGCCGGGTGGAGTCCCTGCCCTTGGGCGTGATCGGCCACCTCCAGTTCAGCCGGGACGGCCGCCGGCTCATCCTGGACCTGCAGAGCCCGGTGCAGCCGCCGGATATCTGGCTGCTGGAGCTGGAGACGGTGGAGGCGCGCCAGCTCACCTTCAGCAACCTGGCCGGCCTGGACCCGGCTACCTTCGTGGCGCCGGAGCTGATCCGCTACCCCACCTTCGACGGACGCTCCATCCCCGCCTTCTTCTACCGGCCCCGCCAGTCACCGCCATCCCAGGGCTATCCCTGCATCCTCTACGTCCATGGCGGCCCGGCGGGCCAGCAGCGGCCCGACTTCGATGTGCGCTTCCAGTATTTCCTGCACCGGGGCTACGCCCTGCTGGTGCCCAACGTGCGGGGGAGCACCGGCTATGGCCGCCACTACATGATGCTGGACGATGTGGAGCGCCGCCTGGACAGCGTGGCGGACCTGAAGCACGCGGTGGCCTGGCTTCACCAGCAGCCCCTCATCGATTCCCGACGAATTGCCATCTACGGGCGCAGCTACGGCGGCTACATGGTCCTGGCTGCCCTGACCGAGTATCCGGAGCTCTTCGCGGCCGGCATCGACGTGGTGGGGATCGCCAACTGGGTCACCTTCCTGGAGCGTACCAGCCCCTGGCGGCGGGCCCACCGGGAGCGGGAGTACGGCAGCCTGGCCGAGCACCGGGCGTTCCTGGAGCGGATTTCACCCATCCACAAGGCCGACCGCATCCGTGCGCCCCTGTTGGTGCTGGCCGGCGACAACGACCCCCGGGTGCCCCTGTTCGAGTCCGAACAGATCGTGGCCCGGGTGCGGGAAGCGGGGGGCACAGTAGAGTTCGTCCACTACCCGGACGAGGGGCACAAGTTCAGCAAGCTGGCCAACCGCATCGACAGCTTCACCCGCATGGCCGATTTCCTGGACTGGCATCTGGGCGGGGAGGCGGGCTGA
- a CDS encoding LysM peptidoglycan-binding domain-containing protein, with amino-acid sequence MQEVTCFRCGHVAYVTPDASNCPSCGQDLQQLIPPEFVSGYFYERASHIATGGNWQAALAEVERGLVLVDSAELRLLAAILAKRLGRFEQMRRHVAAIPVDDSLRPEAEWLIRSHQEEQRLRRAGARRVRPGSRGRSSSPATASSAFVERAFLADQGADARRAEKGQTVFGLATWTAVGLAFLLVAAIGVGVSWWGRALPSQDVTSASATATGPEPGLGQEAEGGTTPTPEGQPTPVLTPIPSATIPGDLVLSPTASPALADAGTGGNVLSLAGFDLERLLREAGHEELLGLGIQAQVQGNRVILQGIVHLDAQRRLLKELLEAVPGVAEVSTVNLLLRPLPTYTVQAGDTLWSIAYDIYGDPTRKDDLYAQNRDILRSPDALDVGMVLKVPPLE; translated from the coding sequence ATGCAAGAGGTGACCTGTTTCCGCTGTGGCCATGTGGCGTATGTGACGCCGGACGCATCCAACTGTCCCTCCTGTGGCCAGGACCTCCAGCAGTTGATCCCGCCGGAATTTGTGTCGGGCTACTTCTATGAGCGGGCCAGCCACATCGCAACCGGCGGCAACTGGCAGGCCGCCCTGGCCGAGGTGGAGCGCGGCCTGGTCCTGGTGGACAGCGCAGAGCTGCGGCTTCTGGCGGCCATCCTGGCCAAGCGGCTGGGGCGTTTTGAGCAGATGCGCCGCCATGTGGCCGCCATCCCGGTGGATGACTCCCTGCGCCCCGAAGCGGAGTGGCTCATCCGCTCCCACCAGGAGGAGCAGCGATTGCGCCGGGCCGGCGCCAGGCGGGTCCGGCCGGGGAGCCGTGGGCGGAGCTCTTCGCCGGCTACGGCCTCTTCTGCCTTCGTGGAGCGGGCCTTCCTGGCCGACCAGGGGGCGGATGCCCGGCGGGCCGAAAAGGGCCAAACCGTCTTCGGCCTGGCCACATGGACGGCGGTGGGCCTGGCTTTTCTGTTGGTGGCGGCCATCGGCGTGGGAGTCTCCTGGTGGGGGAGGGCGCTGCCGTCCCAGGACGTCACATCTGCGTCGGCCACGGCCACCGGGCCGGAGCCTGGCCTGGGCCAGGAGGCGGAGGGCGGGACCACGCCCACTCCGGAGGGCCAGCCCACTCCTGTGCTCACCCCAATCCCCAGCGCGACCATCCCGGGTGACCTGGTTCTCAGCCCCACCGCGTCACCGGCGCTGGCAGATGCCGGCACGGGCGGGAACGTATTGAGCCTGGCAGGCTTTGATCTGGAGCGTCTGCTGCGAGAAGCGGGCCACGAGGAGTTGCTTGGGCTGGGGATCCAGGCCCAGGTGCAGGGAAACCGGGTGATCCTCCAGGGGATTGTCCACCTGGATGCCCAGCGTCGGCTGCTGAAGGAGTTGTTGGAAGCGGTGCCCGGCGTGGCTGAGGTGAGCACCGTCAACCTGCTGCTTCGCCCCCTGCCCACCTACACGGTGCAGGCCGGCGATACCCTCTGGAGCATTGCGTACGACATCTACGGGGATCCAACGCGCAAGGACGACCTGTACGCGCAGAATCGAGACATCCTGCGCTCGCCCGATGCCCTGGACGTGGGGATGGTCCTGAAGGTGCCGCCCCTGGAGTAG